A window of the Trichoplusia ni isolate ovarian cell line Hi5 chromosome 4, tn1, whole genome shotgun sequence genome harbors these coding sequences:
- the LOC113492616 gene encoding uncharacterized protein LOC113492616 isoform X4 — translation MVDAAAERRAAAAAARCDATSSLTKEVASAWECRVGPPDQPASADRVQSLFNDIELYPTKTQVFEMLVCARQCARRKSLTLTFGEFCVFAAELRRCSRQARQSSNKPESPQWSVDKELRDKDICKHVNGSEAPPPPCEVFLGGSCNPTTWRSDIAIPMLKKMGITYFNPQVDDWSTDLVEVEHRAKAAARALLFVLDSETRAVAASVEAAHLAAAPRDLLLVLRPYTRHQTIGHEAISDHEYVELSRARATLQEAVERRGLPAFTDIPAALRCARAVLRGARTHPRHSLGHTILRLKRAYDAAGGRNTRLPRAKAVDALKDMTRVPRDLADRCLPPSPDIDFEAFCAAVAELAADAEFRSRSGQESEASGGEARSEARAHEPAARDNGLRLVNPRLKAYGRKLGLFIPKNGGHRAAADSPLGVGVGSVGSPVAEGADSVFTPGTERRLERLPAMLGAPTHDVYLGGTFPCHTTRPEDVMRREGFTYVIPRANDYTRMFSTPARRAAPAHPESPRRDKKPRPASLLLEPQTTPESHDTYEDVQLRQRTPDAERHDRNDRLSASDFYTVTEDVTPQPFKGTYDEDLLLGSRVLVFAMSSDAPCFSAMVLAAHYMGLRPANTVLLVQPMDPKKAPNYSEAAVKDYNRGRHYLSDLAKRSGIPVFDNVDSTMACVVSRLRMTL, via the exons ggaGGTAGCCAGTGCATGGGAGTGCCGTGTTGGTCCGCCCGACCAACCGGCCTCAGCCGATCGCGTGCAGAGCCTCTTCAACGACATCGAATTATACCCTACTAAGACCCAGG tattcGAGATGCTGGTATGTGCACGGCAGTGTGCCCGTCGCAAGTCGCTTACTCTCACATTCGGAGAATTCTGCGTGTTCGCCGCTGAACTGCGCCGCTGTTCGAGGCAAGCCAGGCA AAGTTCGAACAAGCCAGAGTCGCCGCAATGGAGTGTAGACAAGGAGCTCAGAGATAAAGACATCTGTAAACATGTAAACG GCAGCGAGGCGCCACCTCCGCCCTGCGAGGTGTTCCTGGGCGGGTCCTGCAACCCTACAACTTGGAGATCGGACATAGCCATTCCGATGCTGAAGAAAATGGGCATCACATATTTTAATCCG CAAGTGGACGATTGGAGCACGGATCTAGTGGAAGTCGAGCACCGTGCGAAGGCCGCGGCGCGTGCGCTGTTATTCGTGTTGGACAGCGAGACGCGGGCCGTGGCCGCCAGCGTGGAGGCGGCGCACCTCGCCGCAGCGCCGAGGGATCTGCTCCTGGTGCTGCGACCCTACACACGCCATCAGACCATCGGACACGAGGCTATCTCGGACCA TGAGTACGTGGAGTTATCTCGAGCTCGAGCGACGTTACAAGAGGCAGTGGAGAGGAGAGGCCTACCCGCCTTCACGGATATTCCTGCTGCATTAAGATGCGCGCGGGCAGTACTGCGCGGGGCGCGCACACACCCGCGACACTCACTCGGGCACACCATCCTGCGCCTGAAGCGCGCGTACGACGCCGCGGGCGGCAGGAACACGCGCCTGCCGCGGGCCAAGGCCGTCGACGCTCTGAAGGACATGACGCGAGTCCCCCGTGATCTCGCTGACCGCTGCCTGCCGCCCTCCCCTGACATAGACTTCGAAGCATTCTGCGCAGCAGTTGCCGAACTCGCTGCTGACGCAG AGTTCCGCAGTCGTAGCGGTCAGGAGTCGGAGGCGAGTGGAGGGGAGGCGCGCAGCGAGGCTCGCGCTCACGAGCCCGCCGCGAGGGACAACGGCCTGCGACTCGTCAACCCTCGCCTCAAGGCATACGGGAGGAAGCTTGGTTTATTCATTCCTAAG AATGGTGGGCATCGCGCGGCTGCGGATAGTCCACTGGGCGTGGGCGTGGGCAGCGTGGGCAGCCCGGTGGCGGAGGGCGCGGACTCGGTGTTCACTCCGGGCACGGAGCGCCGCCTCGAGCGCCTGCCCGCCATGCTGGGCGCGCCCACGCACGACGTCTATCTAGGCGGCACCTTCCCC TGTCATACAACGCGACCGGAGGACGTAATGCGGCGAGAAGGTTTCACGTACGTCATACCACGAGCCAACGACTACACGCGCATGTTCTCAACGCCAGCGCGGAGGGCGGCGCCCGCGCACCCCGAGTCACCGCGACGCGACAAGAAGCCGCGGCCCGCTAGCTTACTACTGGAGCCACAAACAACGCCAGAGTCGCACGACACGTACGAGGACGTGCAGCTGCGTCAACGCACGCCCGACGCCGAGCGACACGACAGGAACGACCGCCTCAGCGCCTCCGACTTCTATACCGTCACTGAGGATGTTACGCCACAGCCTTTtaaag GTACATACGACGAGGACTTATTACTAGGGTCGCGCGTGTTGGTTTTCGCTATGAGCTCGGACGCGCCGTGCTTCTCGGCGATGGTACTAGCTGCACATTACATGGGTCTGCGGCCCGCAAATACCGTACTACTCGTGCAGCCCATGGACCCCAAAAAAGCTCCTAAT TATAGTGAAGCAGCCGTCAAGGATTACAACCGTGGTCGTCACTACCTCTCAGACCTAGCGAAGCGCTCCGGCATCCCAGTCTTCGATAACGTGGACTCGACGATGGCGTGCGTCGTCAGCCGACTGCGGATGACGCTATAG
- the LOC113492616 gene encoding uncharacterized protein LOC113492616 isoform X1 — MKMEGGVLSVTSNNNRFRSHLKNAASALCAGTLPKQRRGEPAAVSSARHHTYPRATPPKRAAIACRMEPLPLACTPTLHPKAFEPPQQIKHDVIEDQATNRSNTLIKWKGTVAREVASAWECRVGPPDQPASADRVQSLFNDIELYPTKTQVFEMLVCARQCARRKSLTLTFGEFCVFAAELRRCSRQARQSSNKPESPQWSVDKELRDKDICKHVNGSEAPPPPCEVFLGGSCNPTTWRSDIAIPMLKKMGITYFNPQVDDWSTDLVEVEHRAKAAARALLFVLDSETRAVAASVEAAHLAAAPRDLLLVLRPYTRHQTIGHEAISDHEYVELSRARATLQEAVERRGLPAFTDIPAALRCARAVLRGARTHPRHSLGHTILRLKRAYDAAGGRNTRLPRAKAVDALKDMTRVPRDLADRCLPPSPDIDFEAFCAAVAELAADAEFRSRSGQESEASGGEARSEARAHEPAARDNGLRLVNPRLKAYGRKLGLFIPKNGGHRAAADSPLGVGVGSVGSPVAEGADSVFTPGTERRLERLPAMLGAPTHDVYLGGTFPCHTTRPEDVMRREGFTYVIPRANDYTRMFSTPARRAAPAHPESPRRDKKPRPASLLLEPQTTPESHDTYEDVQLRQRTPDAERHDRNDRLSASDFYTVTEDVTPQPFKGTYDEDLLLGSRVLVFAMSSDAPCFSAMVLAAHYMGLRPANTVLLVQPMDPKKAPNYSEAAVKDYNRGRHYLSDLAKRSGIPVFDNVDSTMACVVSRLRMTL; from the exons ATGAAGATGGAGGGTGGAGTGTTGAGTGTTACGAGCAATAATAACAGATTCCGATCACATCTGAAAAATGCAGCTAGTGCGTTATGTGCCGGGACACTACCGAAGCAAAGGCGAGGCGAGCCAGCCGCGGTCAGCAGTGCTCGGCACCACACTTATCCACGCGCCACGCCGCCTAAACGGGCAGCTATCGCCTGCCGAATGGAGCCTTTACCGCTCGCCTGCACCCCAACTCTGCATCCTAAAGCCTTCGAGCCACCCCAACAGATAAAACATGACGTCATCGAGGATCAAGCTACAAACAGATCTAACACCCTTATCAAATGGAAGGGAACAGTAGCCAG ggaGGTAGCCAGTGCATGGGAGTGCCGTGTTGGTCCGCCCGACCAACCGGCCTCAGCCGATCGCGTGCAGAGCCTCTTCAACGACATCGAATTATACCCTACTAAGACCCAGG tattcGAGATGCTGGTATGTGCACGGCAGTGTGCCCGTCGCAAGTCGCTTACTCTCACATTCGGAGAATTCTGCGTGTTCGCCGCTGAACTGCGCCGCTGTTCGAGGCAAGCCAGGCA AAGTTCGAACAAGCCAGAGTCGCCGCAATGGAGTGTAGACAAGGAGCTCAGAGATAAAGACATCTGTAAACATGTAAACG GCAGCGAGGCGCCACCTCCGCCCTGCGAGGTGTTCCTGGGCGGGTCCTGCAACCCTACAACTTGGAGATCGGACATAGCCATTCCGATGCTGAAGAAAATGGGCATCACATATTTTAATCCG CAAGTGGACGATTGGAGCACGGATCTAGTGGAAGTCGAGCACCGTGCGAAGGCCGCGGCGCGTGCGCTGTTATTCGTGTTGGACAGCGAGACGCGGGCCGTGGCCGCCAGCGTGGAGGCGGCGCACCTCGCCGCAGCGCCGAGGGATCTGCTCCTGGTGCTGCGACCCTACACACGCCATCAGACCATCGGACACGAGGCTATCTCGGACCA TGAGTACGTGGAGTTATCTCGAGCTCGAGCGACGTTACAAGAGGCAGTGGAGAGGAGAGGCCTACCCGCCTTCACGGATATTCCTGCTGCATTAAGATGCGCGCGGGCAGTACTGCGCGGGGCGCGCACACACCCGCGACACTCACTCGGGCACACCATCCTGCGCCTGAAGCGCGCGTACGACGCCGCGGGCGGCAGGAACACGCGCCTGCCGCGGGCCAAGGCCGTCGACGCTCTGAAGGACATGACGCGAGTCCCCCGTGATCTCGCTGACCGCTGCCTGCCGCCCTCCCCTGACATAGACTTCGAAGCATTCTGCGCAGCAGTTGCCGAACTCGCTGCTGACGCAG AGTTCCGCAGTCGTAGCGGTCAGGAGTCGGAGGCGAGTGGAGGGGAGGCGCGCAGCGAGGCTCGCGCTCACGAGCCCGCCGCGAGGGACAACGGCCTGCGACTCGTCAACCCTCGCCTCAAGGCATACGGGAGGAAGCTTGGTTTATTCATTCCTAAG AATGGTGGGCATCGCGCGGCTGCGGATAGTCCACTGGGCGTGGGCGTGGGCAGCGTGGGCAGCCCGGTGGCGGAGGGCGCGGACTCGGTGTTCACTCCGGGCACGGAGCGCCGCCTCGAGCGCCTGCCCGCCATGCTGGGCGCGCCCACGCACGACGTCTATCTAGGCGGCACCTTCCCC TGTCATACAACGCGACCGGAGGACGTAATGCGGCGAGAAGGTTTCACGTACGTCATACCACGAGCCAACGACTACACGCGCATGTTCTCAACGCCAGCGCGGAGGGCGGCGCCCGCGCACCCCGAGTCACCGCGACGCGACAAGAAGCCGCGGCCCGCTAGCTTACTACTGGAGCCACAAACAACGCCAGAGTCGCACGACACGTACGAGGACGTGCAGCTGCGTCAACGCACGCCCGACGCCGAGCGACACGACAGGAACGACCGCCTCAGCGCCTCCGACTTCTATACCGTCACTGAGGATGTTACGCCACAGCCTTTtaaag GTACATACGACGAGGACTTATTACTAGGGTCGCGCGTGTTGGTTTTCGCTATGAGCTCGGACGCGCCGTGCTTCTCGGCGATGGTACTAGCTGCACATTACATGGGTCTGCGGCCCGCAAATACCGTACTACTCGTGCAGCCCATGGACCCCAAAAAAGCTCCTAAT TATAGTGAAGCAGCCGTCAAGGATTACAACCGTGGTCGTCACTACCTCTCAGACCTAGCGAAGCGCTCCGGCATCCCAGTCTTCGATAACGTGGACTCGACGATGGCGTGCGTCGTCAGCCGACTGCGGATGACGCTATAG
- the LOC113492616 gene encoding uncharacterized protein LOC113492616 isoform X5: MNSCVKIVHPIPLLNKIKLKFIFMGDLCLMANINTISLCAMPLYTCSAIEITEYFKMRNWLVLGRRCETRTNASWPPTVRGWTACTTALLHDTSATMPPTTMIVPCSEAPPPPCEVFLGGSCNPTTWRSDIAIPMLKKMGITYFNPQVDDWSTDLVEVEHRAKAAARALLFVLDSETRAVAASVEAAHLAAAPRDLLLVLRPYTRHQTIGHEAISDHEYVELSRARATLQEAVERRGLPAFTDIPAALRCARAVLRGARTHPRHSLGHTILRLKRAYDAAGGRNTRLPRAKAVDALKDMTRVPRDLADRCLPPSPDIDFEAFCAAVAELAADAEFRSRSGQESEASGGEARSEARAHEPAARDNGLRLVNPRLKAYGRKLGLFIPKNGGHRAAADSPLGVGVGSVGSPVAEGADSVFTPGTERRLERLPAMLGAPTHDVYLGGTFPCHTTRPEDVMRREGFTYVIPRANDYTRMFSTPARRAAPAHPESPRRDKKPRPASLLLEPQTTPESHDTYEDVQLRQRTPDAERHDRNDRLSASDFYTVTEDVTPQPFKGTYDEDLLLGSRVLVFAMSSDAPCFSAMVLAAHYMGLRPANTVLLVQPMDPKKAPNYSEAAVKDYNRGRHYLSDLAKRSGIPVFDNVDSTMACVVSRLRMTL; the protein is encoded by the exons ATGAATAGCTGTGTTAAAATTGTGCACCCGATTCCTTTGCTgaataagattaaattaaaattcatttttatgggAGATTTATGTCTTATGGCAAACATTAACACCATAAGTCTTTGTGCTATGCCTTTGTATACTTGTAGTGCTATAGAAATAacggaatattttaaaatgcggAATTGGCTAGTACTTGGGCGTAGATGTGAGACGCGGACGAACGCCAGTTGGCCGCCGACCGTTCGCGGGTGGACAGCGTGCACGACGGCATTGCTGCACGATACATCCGCAACCATGCCGCCGACTACAATGATAGTGCCCT GCAGCGAGGCGCCACCTCCGCCCTGCGAGGTGTTCCTGGGCGGGTCCTGCAACCCTACAACTTGGAGATCGGACATAGCCATTCCGATGCTGAAGAAAATGGGCATCACATATTTTAATCCG CAAGTGGACGATTGGAGCACGGATCTAGTGGAAGTCGAGCACCGTGCGAAGGCCGCGGCGCGTGCGCTGTTATTCGTGTTGGACAGCGAGACGCGGGCCGTGGCCGCCAGCGTGGAGGCGGCGCACCTCGCCGCAGCGCCGAGGGATCTGCTCCTGGTGCTGCGACCCTACACACGCCATCAGACCATCGGACACGAGGCTATCTCGGACCA TGAGTACGTGGAGTTATCTCGAGCTCGAGCGACGTTACAAGAGGCAGTGGAGAGGAGAGGCCTACCCGCCTTCACGGATATTCCTGCTGCATTAAGATGCGCGCGGGCAGTACTGCGCGGGGCGCGCACACACCCGCGACACTCACTCGGGCACACCATCCTGCGCCTGAAGCGCGCGTACGACGCCGCGGGCGGCAGGAACACGCGCCTGCCGCGGGCCAAGGCCGTCGACGCTCTGAAGGACATGACGCGAGTCCCCCGTGATCTCGCTGACCGCTGCCTGCCGCCCTCCCCTGACATAGACTTCGAAGCATTCTGCGCAGCAGTTGCCGAACTCGCTGCTGACGCAG AGTTCCGCAGTCGTAGCGGTCAGGAGTCGGAGGCGAGTGGAGGGGAGGCGCGCAGCGAGGCTCGCGCTCACGAGCCCGCCGCGAGGGACAACGGCCTGCGACTCGTCAACCCTCGCCTCAAGGCATACGGGAGGAAGCTTGGTTTATTCATTCCTAAG AATGGTGGGCATCGCGCGGCTGCGGATAGTCCACTGGGCGTGGGCGTGGGCAGCGTGGGCAGCCCGGTGGCGGAGGGCGCGGACTCGGTGTTCACTCCGGGCACGGAGCGCCGCCTCGAGCGCCTGCCCGCCATGCTGGGCGCGCCCACGCACGACGTCTATCTAGGCGGCACCTTCCCC TGTCATACAACGCGACCGGAGGACGTAATGCGGCGAGAAGGTTTCACGTACGTCATACCACGAGCCAACGACTACACGCGCATGTTCTCAACGCCAGCGCGGAGGGCGGCGCCCGCGCACCCCGAGTCACCGCGACGCGACAAGAAGCCGCGGCCCGCTAGCTTACTACTGGAGCCACAAACAACGCCAGAGTCGCACGACACGTACGAGGACGTGCAGCTGCGTCAACGCACGCCCGACGCCGAGCGACACGACAGGAACGACCGCCTCAGCGCCTCCGACTTCTATACCGTCACTGAGGATGTTACGCCACAGCCTTTtaaag GTACATACGACGAGGACTTATTACTAGGGTCGCGCGTGTTGGTTTTCGCTATGAGCTCGGACGCGCCGTGCTTCTCGGCGATGGTACTAGCTGCACATTACATGGGTCTGCGGCCCGCAAATACCGTACTACTCGTGCAGCCCATGGACCCCAAAAAAGCTCCTAAT TATAGTGAAGCAGCCGTCAAGGATTACAACCGTGGTCGTCACTACCTCTCAGACCTAGCGAAGCGCTCCGGCATCCCAGTCTTCGATAACGTGGACTCGACGATGGCGTGCGTCGTCAGCCGACTGCGGATGACGCTATAG
- the LOC113492616 gene encoding uncharacterized protein LOC113492616 isoform X2 — translation MKMEGGVLSVTSNNNRFRSHLKNAASALCAGTLPKQRRGEPAAVSSARHHTYPRATPPKRAAIACRMEPLPLACTPTLHPKAFEPPQQIKHDVIEDQATNRSNTLIKWKGTVAREVASAWECRVGPPDQPASADRVQSLFNDIELYPTKTQVFEMLVCARQCARRKSLTLTFGEFCVFAAELRRCSRQARHSNKPESPQWSVDKELRDKDICKHVNGSEAPPPPCEVFLGGSCNPTTWRSDIAIPMLKKMGITYFNPQVDDWSTDLVEVEHRAKAAARALLFVLDSETRAVAASVEAAHLAAAPRDLLLVLRPYTRHQTIGHEAISDHEYVELSRARATLQEAVERRGLPAFTDIPAALRCARAVLRGARTHPRHSLGHTILRLKRAYDAAGGRNTRLPRAKAVDALKDMTRVPRDLADRCLPPSPDIDFEAFCAAVAELAADAEFRSRSGQESEASGGEARSEARAHEPAARDNGLRLVNPRLKAYGRKLGLFIPKNGGHRAAADSPLGVGVGSVGSPVAEGADSVFTPGTERRLERLPAMLGAPTHDVYLGGTFPCHTTRPEDVMRREGFTYVIPRANDYTRMFSTPARRAAPAHPESPRRDKKPRPASLLLEPQTTPESHDTYEDVQLRQRTPDAERHDRNDRLSASDFYTVTEDVTPQPFKGTYDEDLLLGSRVLVFAMSSDAPCFSAMVLAAHYMGLRPANTVLLVQPMDPKKAPNYSEAAVKDYNRGRHYLSDLAKRSGIPVFDNVDSTMACVVSRLRMTL, via the exons ATGAAGATGGAGGGTGGAGTGTTGAGTGTTACGAGCAATAATAACAGATTCCGATCACATCTGAAAAATGCAGCTAGTGCGTTATGTGCCGGGACACTACCGAAGCAAAGGCGAGGCGAGCCAGCCGCGGTCAGCAGTGCTCGGCACCACACTTATCCACGCGCCACGCCGCCTAAACGGGCAGCTATCGCCTGCCGAATGGAGCCTTTACCGCTCGCCTGCACCCCAACTCTGCATCCTAAAGCCTTCGAGCCACCCCAACAGATAAAACATGACGTCATCGAGGATCAAGCTACAAACAGATCTAACACCCTTATCAAATGGAAGGGAACAGTAGCCAG ggaGGTAGCCAGTGCATGGGAGTGCCGTGTTGGTCCGCCCGACCAACCGGCCTCAGCCGATCGCGTGCAGAGCCTCTTCAACGACATCGAATTATACCCTACTAAGACCCAGG tattcGAGATGCTGGTATGTGCACGGCAGTGTGCCCGTCGCAAGTCGCTTACTCTCACATTCGGAGAATTCTGCGTGTTCGCCGCTGAACTGCGCCGCTGTTCGAGGCAAGCCAGGCA TTCGAACAAGCCAGAGTCGCCGCAATGGAGTGTAGACAAGGAGCTCAGAGATAAAGACATCTGTAAACATGTAAACG GCAGCGAGGCGCCACCTCCGCCCTGCGAGGTGTTCCTGGGCGGGTCCTGCAACCCTACAACTTGGAGATCGGACATAGCCATTCCGATGCTGAAGAAAATGGGCATCACATATTTTAATCCG CAAGTGGACGATTGGAGCACGGATCTAGTGGAAGTCGAGCACCGTGCGAAGGCCGCGGCGCGTGCGCTGTTATTCGTGTTGGACAGCGAGACGCGGGCCGTGGCCGCCAGCGTGGAGGCGGCGCACCTCGCCGCAGCGCCGAGGGATCTGCTCCTGGTGCTGCGACCCTACACACGCCATCAGACCATCGGACACGAGGCTATCTCGGACCA TGAGTACGTGGAGTTATCTCGAGCTCGAGCGACGTTACAAGAGGCAGTGGAGAGGAGAGGCCTACCCGCCTTCACGGATATTCCTGCTGCATTAAGATGCGCGCGGGCAGTACTGCGCGGGGCGCGCACACACCCGCGACACTCACTCGGGCACACCATCCTGCGCCTGAAGCGCGCGTACGACGCCGCGGGCGGCAGGAACACGCGCCTGCCGCGGGCCAAGGCCGTCGACGCTCTGAAGGACATGACGCGAGTCCCCCGTGATCTCGCTGACCGCTGCCTGCCGCCCTCCCCTGACATAGACTTCGAAGCATTCTGCGCAGCAGTTGCCGAACTCGCTGCTGACGCAG AGTTCCGCAGTCGTAGCGGTCAGGAGTCGGAGGCGAGTGGAGGGGAGGCGCGCAGCGAGGCTCGCGCTCACGAGCCCGCCGCGAGGGACAACGGCCTGCGACTCGTCAACCCTCGCCTCAAGGCATACGGGAGGAAGCTTGGTTTATTCATTCCTAAG AATGGTGGGCATCGCGCGGCTGCGGATAGTCCACTGGGCGTGGGCGTGGGCAGCGTGGGCAGCCCGGTGGCGGAGGGCGCGGACTCGGTGTTCACTCCGGGCACGGAGCGCCGCCTCGAGCGCCTGCCCGCCATGCTGGGCGCGCCCACGCACGACGTCTATCTAGGCGGCACCTTCCCC TGTCATACAACGCGACCGGAGGACGTAATGCGGCGAGAAGGTTTCACGTACGTCATACCACGAGCCAACGACTACACGCGCATGTTCTCAACGCCAGCGCGGAGGGCGGCGCCCGCGCACCCCGAGTCACCGCGACGCGACAAGAAGCCGCGGCCCGCTAGCTTACTACTGGAGCCACAAACAACGCCAGAGTCGCACGACACGTACGAGGACGTGCAGCTGCGTCAACGCACGCCCGACGCCGAGCGACACGACAGGAACGACCGCCTCAGCGCCTCCGACTTCTATACCGTCACTGAGGATGTTACGCCACAGCCTTTtaaag GTACATACGACGAGGACTTATTACTAGGGTCGCGCGTGTTGGTTTTCGCTATGAGCTCGGACGCGCCGTGCTTCTCGGCGATGGTACTAGCTGCACATTACATGGGTCTGCGGCCCGCAAATACCGTACTACTCGTGCAGCCCATGGACCCCAAAAAAGCTCCTAAT TATAGTGAAGCAGCCGTCAAGGATTACAACCGTGGTCGTCACTACCTCTCAGACCTAGCGAAGCGCTCCGGCATCCCAGTCTTCGATAACGTGGACTCGACGATGGCGTGCGTCGTCAGCCGACTGCGGATGACGCTATAG
- the LOC113492616 gene encoding uncharacterized protein LOC113492616 isoform X3: MMKLFINSVVLICFINSKVIFSFKIDCKCELLQFSEVASAWECRVGPPDQPASADRVQSLFNDIELYPTKTQVFEMLVCARQCARRKSLTLTFGEFCVFAAELRRCSRQARQSSNKPESPQWSVDKELRDKDICKHVNGSEAPPPPCEVFLGGSCNPTTWRSDIAIPMLKKMGITYFNPQVDDWSTDLVEVEHRAKAAARALLFVLDSETRAVAASVEAAHLAAAPRDLLLVLRPYTRHQTIGHEAISDHEYVELSRARATLQEAVERRGLPAFTDIPAALRCARAVLRGARTHPRHSLGHTILRLKRAYDAAGGRNTRLPRAKAVDALKDMTRVPRDLADRCLPPSPDIDFEAFCAAVAELAADAEFRSRSGQESEASGGEARSEARAHEPAARDNGLRLVNPRLKAYGRKLGLFIPKNGGHRAAADSPLGVGVGSVGSPVAEGADSVFTPGTERRLERLPAMLGAPTHDVYLGGTFPCHTTRPEDVMRREGFTYVIPRANDYTRMFSTPARRAAPAHPESPRRDKKPRPASLLLEPQTTPESHDTYEDVQLRQRTPDAERHDRNDRLSASDFYTVTEDVTPQPFKGTYDEDLLLGSRVLVFAMSSDAPCFSAMVLAAHYMGLRPANTVLLVQPMDPKKAPNYSEAAVKDYNRGRHYLSDLAKRSGIPVFDNVDSTMACVVSRLRMTL; the protein is encoded by the exons ATGatgaagttatttattaatagtgttgttttaatttgtttcataaattcaaaagtgatattttcttttaaaattgattgtaaATGTGAATTGTTACAGTTTTC ggaGGTAGCCAGTGCATGGGAGTGCCGTGTTGGTCCGCCCGACCAACCGGCCTCAGCCGATCGCGTGCAGAGCCTCTTCAACGACATCGAATTATACCCTACTAAGACCCAGG tattcGAGATGCTGGTATGTGCACGGCAGTGTGCCCGTCGCAAGTCGCTTACTCTCACATTCGGAGAATTCTGCGTGTTCGCCGCTGAACTGCGCCGCTGTTCGAGGCAAGCCAGGCA AAGTTCGAACAAGCCAGAGTCGCCGCAATGGAGTGTAGACAAGGAGCTCAGAGATAAAGACATCTGTAAACATGTAAACG GCAGCGAGGCGCCACCTCCGCCCTGCGAGGTGTTCCTGGGCGGGTCCTGCAACCCTACAACTTGGAGATCGGACATAGCCATTCCGATGCTGAAGAAAATGGGCATCACATATTTTAATCCG CAAGTGGACGATTGGAGCACGGATCTAGTGGAAGTCGAGCACCGTGCGAAGGCCGCGGCGCGTGCGCTGTTATTCGTGTTGGACAGCGAGACGCGGGCCGTGGCCGCCAGCGTGGAGGCGGCGCACCTCGCCGCAGCGCCGAGGGATCTGCTCCTGGTGCTGCGACCCTACACACGCCATCAGACCATCGGACACGAGGCTATCTCGGACCA TGAGTACGTGGAGTTATCTCGAGCTCGAGCGACGTTACAAGAGGCAGTGGAGAGGAGAGGCCTACCCGCCTTCACGGATATTCCTGCTGCATTAAGATGCGCGCGGGCAGTACTGCGCGGGGCGCGCACACACCCGCGACACTCACTCGGGCACACCATCCTGCGCCTGAAGCGCGCGTACGACGCCGCGGGCGGCAGGAACACGCGCCTGCCGCGGGCCAAGGCCGTCGACGCTCTGAAGGACATGACGCGAGTCCCCCGTGATCTCGCTGACCGCTGCCTGCCGCCCTCCCCTGACATAGACTTCGAAGCATTCTGCGCAGCAGTTGCCGAACTCGCTGCTGACGCAG AGTTCCGCAGTCGTAGCGGTCAGGAGTCGGAGGCGAGTGGAGGGGAGGCGCGCAGCGAGGCTCGCGCTCACGAGCCCGCCGCGAGGGACAACGGCCTGCGACTCGTCAACCCTCGCCTCAAGGCATACGGGAGGAAGCTTGGTTTATTCATTCCTAAG AATGGTGGGCATCGCGCGGCTGCGGATAGTCCACTGGGCGTGGGCGTGGGCAGCGTGGGCAGCCCGGTGGCGGAGGGCGCGGACTCGGTGTTCACTCCGGGCACGGAGCGCCGCCTCGAGCGCCTGCCCGCCATGCTGGGCGCGCCCACGCACGACGTCTATCTAGGCGGCACCTTCCCC TGTCATACAACGCGACCGGAGGACGTAATGCGGCGAGAAGGTTTCACGTACGTCATACCACGAGCCAACGACTACACGCGCATGTTCTCAACGCCAGCGCGGAGGGCGGCGCCCGCGCACCCCGAGTCACCGCGACGCGACAAGAAGCCGCGGCCCGCTAGCTTACTACTGGAGCCACAAACAACGCCAGAGTCGCACGACACGTACGAGGACGTGCAGCTGCGTCAACGCACGCCCGACGCCGAGCGACACGACAGGAACGACCGCCTCAGCGCCTCCGACTTCTATACCGTCACTGAGGATGTTACGCCACAGCCTTTtaaag GTACATACGACGAGGACTTATTACTAGGGTCGCGCGTGTTGGTTTTCGCTATGAGCTCGGACGCGCCGTGCTTCTCGGCGATGGTACTAGCTGCACATTACATGGGTCTGCGGCCCGCAAATACCGTACTACTCGTGCAGCCCATGGACCCCAAAAAAGCTCCTAAT TATAGTGAAGCAGCCGTCAAGGATTACAACCGTGGTCGTCACTACCTCTCAGACCTAGCGAAGCGCTCCGGCATCCCAGTCTTCGATAACGTGGACTCGACGATGGCGTGCGTCGTCAGCCGACTGCGGATGACGCTATAG